One genomic segment of Micromonospora sp. WMMC415 includes these proteins:
- a CDS encoding branched-chain amino acid ABC transporter permease: protein MTAVALRFDPYVVPALDGVAYGLLLFVAAAGLVLSFGVAGILNLAHGTLYAIGGYTAAALLDGGWPSLVLALAVGVVAATAAGALVAVLLTRVAAGNHLTQALLTFGVALAGGSLLVGAFGPDDPPVRVPAALDGTVVVAGHRYAAYRLVFIVVAALLAGLLHLAVRRTRAGMLVRAAVDDAEMVAVLGVSPAWIRVGVLTVAGALAGAAGVLGAPIIGPGPDTADVVLLLSLVIVVLGGLGSMTGTLLAALAVGQVQTLGVALAPSAAPFLLFAAMAAVLAVRARRLAPARRTT from the coding sequence GTGACCGCGGTGGCGCTCCGGTTCGACCCGTACGTCGTGCCGGCCCTGGACGGGGTGGCCTACGGACTGCTGCTGTTCGTCGCGGCGGCGGGGTTGGTGCTCAGCTTCGGCGTCGCCGGCATTCTGAACCTGGCGCACGGCACCCTCTACGCGATCGGCGGCTACACCGCCGCCGCGCTGCTGGACGGTGGCTGGCCGAGTCTGGTCCTGGCGCTGGCGGTCGGGGTCGTCGCCGCGACCGCGGCCGGCGCGCTGGTCGCCGTGCTGCTCACCCGGGTCGCCGCGGGTAACCACCTCACCCAGGCGCTGCTGACGTTCGGGGTGGCGCTGGCCGGCGGGAGCCTGCTCGTCGGGGCGTTCGGGCCGGACGATCCGCCGGTGCGCGTACCCGCCGCGCTGGACGGGACGGTGGTCGTCGCCGGCCACCGCTATGCGGCGTACCGGCTGGTCTTCATCGTCGTCGCCGCGCTGCTCGCCGGCCTGCTGCACCTCGCGGTGCGCCGTACCCGGGCCGGGATGCTGGTCCGCGCGGCCGTCGACGACGCGGAGATGGTGGCCGTCCTGGGGGTGAGCCCGGCCTGGATCCGGGTGGGCGTGCTCACCGTCGCCGGGGCCCTGGCCGGCGCGGCGGGCGTGCTGGGCGCGCCGATCATCGGACCCGGGCCGGACACCGCCGACGTGGTGCTGCTGCTGTCCCTGGTCATCGTCGTCCTCGGCGGGCTCGGGTCGATGACCGGCACCCTGCTCGCCGCCCTCGCCGTCGGGCAGGTCCAGACCCTGGGCGTCGCGCTCGCCCCGTCCGCCGCCCCGTTCCTGCTCTTCGCCGCCATGGCGGCGGTGCTCGCGGTGCGGGCGCGGCGCCTGGCCCCGGCCCGGAGGACGACGTGA
- a CDS encoding branched-chain amino acid ABC transporter permease has protein sequence MREEAVGALRRGVAVVVLAALVLAPWAVDDYTAALLARTLALGLVGVSVALLTGVAGLPTLGQTAPYAAGAYASAVVGSQLSDVGVVHLAVAAAAGAALAAMTVPLVVSARGVVVLMITLAVGELVVNVAGRWRSVTGGTDGLAGVPAVRPLWGLPVLATDRARYLYTLAIVVVLVGVVLLVLRTRVGLLLRAGRDDEARLRASGHRVPVHVAGVHVAAGAVAGAAGSVLVVAQRYVSPADFGFDTSALLLLGVVIGGTASVGGALVGAVIVIAARDWLFGVLPGQAPLVLGLAFVVTVHLLPGNGHRRPAVRGRLFPDLVARRPRRDRPAPTGARA, from the coding sequence GTGAGGGAGGAGGCCGTCGGCGCCCTGCGGCGCGGCGTCGCCGTGGTCGTCCTGGCCGCGCTGGTGCTGGCACCGTGGGCCGTCGACGACTACACCGCGGCGCTGCTCGCCCGTACCTTGGCGCTCGGCCTGGTCGGGGTCAGCGTCGCCCTGCTCACCGGCGTCGCCGGGCTGCCGACCCTGGGGCAGACCGCGCCCTACGCGGCGGGCGCCTACGCCAGCGCCGTCGTCGGCAGTCAGCTCTCCGACGTCGGCGTGGTGCACCTCGCCGTCGCGGCGGCGGCGGGCGCGGCGCTGGCCGCGATGACCGTCCCGCTGGTGGTGTCCGCGCGGGGGGTGGTGGTCCTGATGATCACCCTGGCGGTCGGCGAACTCGTGGTCAACGTCGCCGGGCGGTGGCGGTCGGTGACCGGCGGGACGGACGGGCTCGCCGGCGTCCCGGCCGTCCGTCCGTTGTGGGGGTTGCCGGTGCTGGCCACCGACCGGGCCCGCTACCTCTACACGCTGGCGATCGTCGTGGTGCTGGTCGGCGTGGTGCTGCTGGTCCTGCGTACCCGGGTCGGGCTGTTGCTGCGGGCCGGCCGGGACGACGAGGCGCGGCTGCGGGCCAGCGGGCACCGGGTACCGGTCCACGTCGCTGGCGTCCACGTCGCCGCGGGGGCGGTCGCGGGCGCCGCGGGCTCCGTGCTGGTGGTGGCCCAGCGGTACGTCTCGCCGGCCGACTTCGGTTTCGACACCTCCGCCCTGCTGCTGCTCGGCGTGGTGATCGGCGGTACGGCGTCGGTCGGCGGCGCCCTGGTCGGAGCCGTGATCGTCATCGCCGCCCGGGACTGGCTGTTCGGCGTGCTCCCCGGGCAGGCGCCCCTCGTGCTGGGACTGGCCTTCGTGGTCACCGTCCACCTGCTGCCCGGCAACGGTCACCGGCGGCCGGCGGTGCGCGGGCGGCTGTTCCCGGACCTCGTGGCCCGACGGCCCCGCCGGGACCGGCCCGCACCGACGGGAGCCCGGGCATGA
- a CDS encoding ABC transporter ATP-binding protein: MTPLLSARGVTVRYGALAALDGVDLRIDHGQRHALVGPNGAGKTTLLDVLGGSTPAGGGRVLLAGRDVTRLGPAARSRRGIGRIHQRPAVWSTLTAIENVVVAALPHAVRADRWRPGGRRRAAERTATTLLERVGLPELGGIPAGRLAHGQRRQLEIAMALAGRPRLLLLDEPAAGLSGVEVERLVGFLRALPRAVAVLLVEHRLDLVYALCDTVTVLRDGRTLATGTPAEIRASGPVRRAYAEGMA; the protein is encoded by the coding sequence ATGACACCGCTGCTGTCGGCCCGGGGTGTGACCGTGCGCTACGGCGCCCTGGCCGCGCTGGACGGCGTCGACCTGCGGATCGACCACGGCCAGCGGCACGCCCTGGTCGGGCCCAACGGGGCCGGTAAGACCACGCTGCTCGACGTGCTCGGCGGGTCGACCCCGGCGGGCGGGGGACGGGTGCTCCTCGCCGGCCGGGACGTCACCCGGCTCGGCCCGGCCGCCCGGTCGAGGCGGGGGATCGGCCGGATCCACCAGCGCCCCGCCGTCTGGTCGACGCTGACCGCGATCGAGAACGTCGTGGTCGCCGCGCTGCCCCACGCGGTGCGCGCCGACCGGTGGCGACCGGGCGGGCGGCGGCGGGCCGCCGAGCGCACCGCGACGACCCTGCTGGAGCGGGTGGGCCTGCCGGAGCTCGGCGGGATCCCCGCTGGCCGGCTCGCCCACGGCCAGCGCCGCCAGTTGGAGATCGCCATGGCGCTGGCCGGCCGGCCCCGACTGCTGCTGCTCGACGAACCGGCCGCGGGGCTGTCCGGCGTCGAGGTCGAGCGGCTGGTGGGGTTCCTGCGGGCGCTGCCCCGCGCCGTCGCGGTGCTGCTGGTGGAGCACCGGCTGGACCTGGTGTACGCGCTCTGCGACACGGTGACCGTGCTGCGGGACGGCCGGACGTTGGCCACCGGGACGCCGGCCGAGATCCGTGCCTCCGGTCCGGTGCGCCGGGCCTACGCGGAAGGGATGGCCTGA
- a CDS encoding ABC transporter ATP-binding protein, translated as MLRMEQLCAGYAGGIVLHEVSLDVAAGTVLAVVGRNGAGKSTLVHTVAGLVRPYGGRIEIGGVQVAGRQPHRIARSGVGLVPQGRRVFSRLTVAEHLVLAAAPWRAATPGGEGWTVTRILELLPRLATRLRHRGDQLSGGEQQMLAIARALLGQPRVLLLDEPCEGLAPDLAARVRDLVGVLARTGLTVLLVEQQLEHAIEVADRIAVLEYGRVVYDRPASEARTDPGALAAMLSVAAVAEPPAPRPVPGLWADPAYPTRQPWTGVSHHADRHP; from the coding sequence ATGCTGCGGATGGAGCAGCTCTGCGCCGGCTACGCCGGTGGGATCGTGCTGCACGAGGTGAGCCTCGACGTGGCGGCCGGCACCGTCCTGGCGGTGGTGGGCCGCAACGGCGCCGGCAAGAGCACCCTCGTGCACACCGTCGCCGGGTTGGTGCGGCCGTACGGCGGGCGGATCGAGATCGGCGGTGTGCAGGTGGCCGGCCGGCAGCCGCACCGGATCGCCCGGTCCGGGGTCGGTCTCGTCCCGCAGGGCCGGCGGGTCTTCTCCCGGCTGACCGTGGCCGAACACCTGGTCCTGGCCGCGGCGCCGTGGCGAGCCGCGACGCCCGGCGGCGAGGGGTGGACGGTCACCCGGATCCTGGAGCTGCTGCCACGGTTGGCGACCCGGCTGCGCCATCGTGGCGACCAGTTGTCCGGCGGCGAGCAGCAGATGCTGGCGATCGCCCGCGCCCTGCTCGGCCAGCCCCGGGTGCTGCTGCTCGACGAGCCGTGCGAGGGCCTCGCCCCCGACCTGGCGGCCCGGGTGCGGGACCTGGTCGGCGTCCTGGCCCGCACCGGGCTGACCGTGCTGCTGGTGGAGCAGCAGCTAGAGCACGCCATCGAGGTCGCGGACCGGATCGCGGTGCTCGAGTACGGCCGGGTGGTCTACGACCGGCCGGCGAGCGAGGCCCGGACCGACCCGGGCGCGCTGGCGGCGATGCTCAGCGTCGCCGCGGTCGCGGAGCCGCCGGCTCCCCGGCCGGTGCCCGGGCTCTGGGCAGATCCCGCGTACCCGACCCGACAACCGTGGACAGGAGTGAGTCATCATGCCGACCGGCATCCGTGA
- a CDS encoding methyltransferase domain-containing protein: MPTGIRDSGYTFDNGSPEAVPQLRALESFLDPVTARRIAPPVLAPGAVCWEVGAGGGSVARSMARAVGPAGRVLATDIDTTHLAPAANLDVRRHDVRSDPPPGDAFDLVHARLVLLHLPERRRVLATLAGALAPGGWLVVEEFDCTAPLRVLTAPNDDAAKLFAQVTDAMLGVLQTHGADLAWAQDVHAELVGAGLVDVDTVTHSRSWPGGSTGASLYGTNSRQLEPELLDAGLSAGQLEAFRRLLRDPAFAVMSYQFVSTRGRRPAER; this comes from the coding sequence ATGCCGACCGGCATCCGTGACAGCGGGTACACCTTCGACAACGGCTCCCCGGAGGCGGTGCCCCAACTGCGGGCCCTGGAGTCGTTCCTGGATCCGGTGACGGCTCGTCGGATCGCCCCGCCGGTGCTCGCTCCGGGCGCCGTGTGCTGGGAGGTCGGCGCCGGCGGCGGCTCGGTGGCCCGCAGCATGGCCCGGGCGGTCGGTCCGGCGGGCCGGGTGCTGGCGACCGACATCGACACCACGCACCTCGCCCCGGCCGCCAATCTCGACGTACGCCGGCACGACGTGCGCAGCGACCCACCGCCCGGCGACGCGTTCGACCTGGTCCACGCCCGGCTGGTGCTGCTGCACCTGCCGGAGCGGCGGCGGGTGCTGGCCACCCTGGCCGGCGCGCTGGCCCCGGGCGGGTGGTTGGTGGTCGAGGAGTTCGACTGCACCGCGCCGCTGCGGGTGCTGACCGCGCCCAACGACGACGCGGCGAAGCTCTTCGCCCAGGTGACCGACGCCATGCTCGGCGTTCTGCAGACCCACGGCGCGGACCTGGCCTGGGCGCAGGACGTGCACGCCGAGCTGGTGGGCGCCGGCCTCGTCGACGTCGACACGGTGACCCACTCACGGAGCTGGCCCGGAGGCTCGACCGGGGCGTCGCTGTACGGGACGAACTCCCGCCAGCTGGAGCCCGAACTGCTCGACGCGGGCCTGTCGGCCGGCCAACTGGAGGCGTTCCGCAGGCTGCTGCGGGACCCGGCGTTCGCCGTGATGTCGTACCAGTTCGTGTCGACCCGGGGCCGGCGGCCGGCGGAGCGGTAG